A window of Edaphobacter lichenicola contains these coding sequences:
- a CDS encoding PExPT-CTERM protein codes for MKKTCLLLAGIALLSSVALPLHAQDGCVNSPENPTAILAVVGSAGAFFVSVRARIKARRNSSK; via the coding sequence ATGAAGAAAACCTGTCTCTTACTAGCCGGCATCGCCCTCCTCTCTTCCGTCGCCCTCCCTCTGCACGCTCAAGACGGTTGCGTGAACTCTCCGGAGAATCCGACAGCCATTCTCGCTGTTGTAGGCTCCGCAGGTGCATTTTTCGTTTCGGTACGCGCTCGCATCAAGGCTCGTCGCAACTCTTCCAAGTAA
- a CDS encoding M1 family metallopeptidase, which produces MIFVRNSASVFSAFVLFLVTSVGVQAQRLPAGVHPEHYGLTVTPDLKAATFSGEETIDVVLDAPSKRITLNAAELKFGEVRAYVLPVAAYSYGKLGSQPRPLNPVEADRHPQTATVTLDGEMEQATFSFAEELPAGRVTLAIRYTGVLNDKLRGFYLSKTKARNYAVTQFEPTDARRAFPGFDEPALKATYDIAVVVDSGDTAISNSNMISDKAGPVAGKHTIRFATTPKMSTYLVAFLVGDFKCTEGKSDGVPIRVCSTPDKVELTRFALESAKYVLHYYDTYFGIKYPMPKLDMVALPDFEAGAMENFGCITYRETDLLVNGKTGDIPEKKRVAAVVAHEMAHQWFGDMVTMQWWDNLWLNEGFATWMETKPAAAWHPEWNFDQDDAQGLNETLNLDAQRTTRTIRATASTPDEINEMFDGIAYGKAGAVIGMVENYLGKEVFRQGVHNYLQAHLYGNATAEDFWSAQTANSHLPVDRIMSSFVTQPGVPLLTFSERQAGSVPVMQSRFFLSAEETNRPLAGQLPEWTLPVCLKSNGQPICRVLTPGDSSLPMPMDAGMPFFYANAGAKGYYRTAYTPAQLSAITAKAESSMTPPERIGLLGDRWALVQSGQADVGDFLNLILALKEDSSAAVLDTAHQQIQKIDSEIASDEDRAALAAVLKRQFGPVYSALGSPEKKESFDRRQLRGTLFELLGEAHDTAVLSEAQLLTARVFAVDNKKDRTLDSALADAAVQVSAANGDAALYDKVLAVSRNFSDPGEQTDALLLLARFRDPALVRRTLDLIASGEVRNQDSWAMLTELLRERATRDQAWEYMRRNWERVSAQLTVSSGAEVVGAAGAFCTVEQRDQISSFFATHKVAAAERTLAKAVDSINDCIKLQTVQEPKLHAWLQLQAK; this is translated from the coding sequence CGGGGTACACCCGGAGCACTATGGACTGACGGTTACGCCGGATTTGAAGGCGGCGACCTTCAGTGGGGAAGAGACGATCGATGTTGTGCTGGATGCTCCCAGCAAGCGGATCACACTGAATGCGGCGGAGCTTAAGTTTGGCGAGGTGAGGGCCTATGTTCTGCCGGTGGCCGCGTACTCGTATGGCAAGCTGGGATCGCAGCCGAGGCCGCTGAACCCGGTTGAGGCGGATCGGCATCCGCAGACCGCGACGGTGACGCTGGACGGGGAGATGGAGCAGGCTACGTTTAGCTTTGCCGAGGAGCTGCCCGCGGGAAGGGTGACGCTGGCGATTCGGTATACGGGGGTGCTGAACGATAAGCTGCGGGGGTTCTATCTTTCGAAGACTAAAGCGCGGAACTATGCGGTGACGCAGTTTGAGCCTACCGATGCGCGGCGCGCGTTTCCAGGCTTCGATGAACCGGCGCTGAAGGCTACGTATGACATTGCGGTGGTCGTCGATAGCGGCGATACGGCGATCTCTAACTCGAACATGATCTCGGATAAGGCGGGGCCGGTGGCGGGCAAGCATACGATTCGGTTTGCGACGACGCCGAAGATGTCGACCTACCTGGTTGCGTTTCTGGTGGGGGATTTCAAATGCACGGAGGGCAAGTCGGATGGGGTGCCGATTCGTGTGTGCTCGACGCCGGACAAGGTGGAGCTGACGCGGTTTGCGCTGGAGTCGGCGAAGTACGTTCTGCATTATTACGACACGTACTTCGGGATTAAATATCCGATGCCGAAGCTGGATATGGTTGCGCTGCCGGACTTTGAAGCGGGCGCGATGGAGAACTTCGGCTGCATTACGTATCGCGAGACTGACCTGCTGGTGAATGGGAAGACCGGCGATATTCCCGAGAAGAAGCGGGTTGCGGCTGTAGTGGCGCATGAGATGGCGCACCAGTGGTTCGGCGATATGGTGACGATGCAGTGGTGGGACAATCTGTGGCTGAACGAGGGATTTGCGACGTGGATGGAGACCAAGCCGGCGGCTGCGTGGCACCCGGAGTGGAACTTCGACCAGGACGACGCGCAGGGGTTGAACGAGACGCTGAACCTTGATGCTCAGCGGACTACGCGGACGATACGCGCGACGGCCAGTACGCCGGATGAGATCAACGAGATGTTCGACGGGATTGCGTATGGCAAGGCCGGGGCCGTGATCGGCATGGTTGAGAACTATCTGGGGAAGGAGGTCTTTCGGCAGGGCGTGCATAACTACCTGCAGGCGCATCTGTATGGGAATGCGACCGCGGAGGACTTCTGGAGTGCGCAGACGGCGAACTCGCACCTGCCGGTGGATCGGATCATGTCGAGCTTTGTGACGCAGCCTGGGGTGCCGCTGCTGACGTTCTCTGAGAGGCAGGCAGGGAGTGTTCCGGTGATGCAGAGCAGGTTTTTCCTTTCGGCTGAGGAGACCAACCGCCCGCTGGCTGGGCAGCTGCCGGAGTGGACTTTGCCGGTATGCCTGAAGTCGAACGGCCAGCCGATCTGCCGGGTGCTGACGCCTGGGGACTCGAGCCTGCCGATGCCGATGGATGCCGGGATGCCGTTCTTTTATGCCAATGCGGGGGCGAAGGGGTACTACCGGACGGCCTACACTCCGGCGCAGCTCAGCGCGATTACGGCCAAGGCGGAGAGTTCGATGACGCCGCCAGAGCGGATCGGGCTGCTGGGCGATCGCTGGGCGCTCGTGCAGTCGGGGCAGGCGGATGTTGGGGATTTTCTAAATCTGATCTTGGCCTTGAAGGAAGACTCCAGTGCGGCTGTGCTCGATACGGCTCATCAGCAGATCCAGAAGATCGATTCGGAGATAGCCAGTGACGAGGATCGCGCTGCACTGGCCGCGGTGCTGAAGCGGCAGTTTGGGCCGGTGTATTCGGCCCTCGGGAGCCCGGAGAAGAAGGAGTCGTTTGACCGGCGGCAGCTTCGCGGAACGCTGTTCGAACTGCTGGGGGAGGCGCACGATACCGCGGTTCTGTCTGAGGCGCAGCTGCTGACTGCCCGAGTCTTCGCAGTGGACAACAAAAAGGACAGGACGCTTGATTCGGCGCTGGCGGACGCGGCCGTGCAGGTGAGCGCGGCCAATGGCGATGCAGCGCTCTACGACAAGGTGCTCGCAGTGAGCAGGAACTTCAGCGATCCGGGAGAGCAGACCGACGCGCTGCTGCTGCTGGCGCGGTTTCGCGATCCTGCGCTGGTAAGGCGCACACTCGACCTGATCGCCTCGGGAGAGGTGCGAAATCAGGATAGCTGGGCGATGCTGACGGAGCTGCTGCGCGAGCGCGCGACCCGCGATCAGGCCTGGGAGTACATGCGGCGGAACTGGGAGAGGGTGAGCGCCCAGTTGACGGTGTCGTCCGGGGCTGAGGTGGTGGGGGCTGCCGGGGCCTTCTGCACGGTCGAACAGAGGGACCAGATAAGCAGCTTCTTCGCGACGCATAAGGTTGCGGCAGCGGAACGGACCCTGGCAAAGGCTGTTGATAGTATCAACGACTGCATTAAATTGCAGACAGTCCAAGAGCCGAAGCTGCATGCCTGGCTTCAGCTCCAGGCCAAGTGA
- the xrtJ gene encoding exosortase J, which produces MSTLPATAEVSPLRSAGAAGLSLPRAAGFAAIVAVFGLSTIFSTVSALWNLWTTDALKSIGMFIPLVSFVLVLRAWRSIGWEMEGSWWGLVVLVVTAVVVHIRDQAVLVFVFSPKWSIYIPPHSLVAFAYGAGVVLLFGGRRLFRASLFPLILLWFVNPIPHIFNVFVDLPLQRASAHVARAFAIALGQPLSPDQLRLMFTPEFGMFIAPGCNGIRGAVTMGFIALIAGYVYRFRWYAHAAVVAGAVLLGYVFNFARLCILVLYYIVALHVPSLRSKAEMGDYVIGACLFLLSTFLLFHVVRRLSESPGQIKPSSLTSSSSAGAVAGRSFYLRFAGMLALVLVSCYGVARGYVGTHSGSAAAQRKADQNAPGQFPERIGSYTLTRTWNENLFTGPLIYHWAEYAPADGGAHVSIGISPVMGSHDTLICHSARGEDPIWRDQLSMPTANGPIGFSGSFFNDGATQYLEATTICNSGSCGEYSSDRTHFGFVYSKPTSQSLLSQEAQRPIPILLKVETIDTTLPVEIARQQLTTDLRFFLGSVDLDGLTKPYRQ; this is translated from the coding sequence ATGTCAACTTTACCTGCTACCGCTGAAGTCAGCCCACTCCGATCGGCTGGGGCGGCAGGGCTAAGCCTGCCCCGGGCCGCAGGATTCGCGGCGATTGTCGCGGTGTTTGGTCTATCGACCATCTTTTCGACCGTGAGCGCTCTTTGGAATCTTTGGACCACGGACGCTCTCAAGTCGATTGGGATGTTTATTCCGCTGGTCAGCTTTGTACTGGTTCTGCGGGCATGGCGCTCAATTGGATGGGAGATGGAGGGCAGCTGGTGGGGCCTGGTCGTCCTGGTGGTCACGGCCGTGGTCGTGCATATCCGGGACCAGGCGGTTCTGGTGTTCGTGTTCTCGCCGAAGTGGTCGATTTACATTCCACCTCACTCGCTTGTGGCCTTCGCGTATGGCGCGGGGGTGGTCCTGCTGTTTGGCGGGAGGCGGCTGTTCCGGGCTTCGCTGTTTCCGCTTATCCTGCTGTGGTTTGTCAATCCGATTCCTCACATCTTCAACGTGTTTGTCGATTTGCCGTTGCAGCGCGCCTCGGCCCACGTGGCTCGCGCTTTCGCAATTGCGTTGGGTCAGCCCCTGAGCCCGGACCAGCTTCGGCTGATGTTCACTCCGGAGTTCGGCATGTTTATCGCTCCGGGATGCAATGGAATTCGGGGCGCGGTCACCATGGGATTCATTGCGCTGATCGCGGGCTACGTGTATCGCTTTCGCTGGTATGCGCATGCTGCGGTGGTGGCCGGCGCGGTCCTGCTGGGTTACGTCTTCAACTTTGCGCGGCTGTGCATTCTGGTTCTTTATTACATCGTGGCGCTGCACGTCCCTTCTCTGCGGAGCAAGGCTGAGATGGGGGATTATGTGATTGGGGCATGCCTCTTTCTTCTGAGCACCTTTCTTCTGTTCCACGTTGTCCGCCGTCTGAGCGAGTCGCCGGGCCAGATCAAGCCTTCTTCTCTGACTTCGTCTTCTTCGGCTGGCGCAGTTGCGGGACGATCTTTCTATCTCCGTTTTGCCGGAATGCTTGCGCTGGTACTGGTCAGTTGTTATGGAGTTGCACGCGGCTATGTGGGCACGCACAGCGGTAGCGCCGCTGCTCAGAGGAAGGCCGATCAGAACGCGCCCGGACAGTTCCCCGAGCGGATCGGGAGCTATACCCTGACGCGTACCTGGAACGAGAATCTTTTCACTGGTCCGCTGATCTATCATTGGGCCGAGTACGCTCCGGCAGATGGTGGAGCGCATGTGTCGATCGGGATTTCGCCGGTGATGGGGTCTCACGATACGCTGATCTGCCACTCGGCGCGTGGGGAGGATCCGATCTGGCGGGACCAGCTCTCGATGCCCACTGCCAACGGGCCGATTGGTTTTTCGGGCTCCTTCTTCAACGACGGCGCGACGCAATATCTTGAGGCGACGACCATCTGCAATAGCGGTTCGTGCGGAGAGTATTCGAGCGACCGCACCCACTTCGGATTCGTCTACAGCAAGCCTACCTCTCAGTCTTTGTTATCGCAGGAAGCGCAGCGCCCCATCCCGATCCTGCTGAAGGTCGAGACGATCGACACGACGCTGCCGGTGGAGATTGCGCGACAGCAGCTAACGACAGATCTTCGCTTCTTCCTCGGCTC